One region of Ascaphus truei isolate aAscTru1 chromosome 13, aAscTru1.hap1, whole genome shotgun sequence genomic DNA includes:
- the LOC142464594 gene encoding olfactory receptor 6B2-like: protein MVHVSTKCSFGLVLDADLTYGEELHSTKSNLKKVMARTRLKKKHLTWWKKQFNGGPATKWIPPSVYKSQEVGTQVVIVENDQKDLLMDKGISPDAKFTWKAAHNQYEKQSMNQQLLVQNTAMSNPIYITQMKLWVEIKQYFPVNLKYSEKQKSTWLSGKCTVTKEPNVLYFGNKTFITEFWILGFQTLYAIRILIFFLFFIIYIMILAGNLLIIVLVSMSNRLHSPMYVFLSNLSLSEIFFTTCIIPNMLYVIVAGGGTMSVVGCFTQFYAFGSLISTECFLLAVMSYDRYLAICNPLRYNSLMDHTLCFQLAFWSWVLGFLLSVITMVFISDIYFCGSNIIDHFLCDLAPLLKLACSDTSKAELEVFVLSFSIIIFPFTFIVLTYISIIRTILLIPSITGRQKAFSTCSSHLTVVSIYYGTLMFMYSAPSINMFPNANKVMSLLYIVVTPLCNPIIYSLRNQEIKGALQRVIIFKHFYY from the exons TCGACTAAAAGTAACTTAAAAAAAGTTATGGCCCGTACCAGACTTAAAAAGAAACATTTGACATGGTGGAAAAAGCAATT CAATGGTGGTCCTGCAACAAAGTGGATCCCACCGTCAGTCTACAAGAGTCAAGAAGTTGGCACTCAAGTAGTCATTGTAGAAAATGATCAAAAAGATTTATTGATG GATAAAGGAATCAGTCCTGATGCAAAGTTCACATGGAAAGCGGCACACAATCAGTATGAAAAACAGTCCATGAATCagcaattgttagtccaaaacaCGGCAATGAGTAATCCCATATACATCACCCAGATGAAG CTGTGGGTAGAGATTAAGCAGTATTTCCCAGTAAACCTCAAGTATTCAGAAAAGCAAAAGTCAACTTGGCTTTCtggcaaatgtaca GTTACCAAAGAACCCAACGTTCTGTACTTTGGAAACAAGACATTCATCACAGAGTTCTGGATCCTGGGATTTCAAACCCTTTATGCCATCCGGATATTAATATTTTTTCTATTCTTCATTATTTATATCATGATACTAGCAGGGAATCTCCTGATCATTGTATTGGTGTCAATGAGCAACCGCCTTCACTCTCCCATGTACGTGTTCCTCAGCAATCTGTCCTTATCTGAAATATTCTTTACCACATGTATTATACCCAACATGCTATATGTCATTGTGGCTGGTGGGGGAACTATGTCTGTTGTTGGCTGTTTCACCCAGTTCTATGCATTTGGTTCCTTAATATCGACAGAGTGTTTCCTGCTTGCAGTCATGTCCTATGATCGGTATTTGGCCATCTGTAACCCATTGCGTTACAATTCTCTTATGGACCATACACTTTGTTTCCAATTAGCTTTTTGGTCTTGGGTGCTTGGTTTTCTTTTGTCAGTGATAACAATGGTGTTTATTAGTGATATATACTTCTGTGGATCCAACATTATTGACCATTTTCTCTGTGACCTTGCACCACTTCTGAAATTGGCATGCTCAGACACCTCCAAAGCAGAATTGGAAGTCTTTGTGTTGTCATTTTCGATAATCATCTTTCCCTTCACATTCATAGTTTTGACGTATATAAGTATCATCCGCACCATTCTTTTGATTCCCTCAATcacagggagacagaaagccTTTTCCACTTGTAGCTCTCATCTGACTGTTGTCTCTATATATTATGGGACACTGATGTTCATGTATTCAGCACCATCAATCAATATGTTTCCCAATGCAAACAAGGTCATGTCCCTACTATACATTGTGGTAACCCCATTATGTAACCCCATCATCTACAGTCTGAGAAACCAGGAAATCAAGGGGGCACTGCAAAGGGTTATCAtctttaaacatttttattattga